The nucleotide sequence TCTCCAAACGGCATCACTTTTAACACTTTGATTAGGTGCATGTGCAACCAGCGTATGTATGGCAGGGCAATCACCTTTTGGAAAGAGCAATTAAGAATAGGTTGGCCACCATATGTTATGACGAGCACCTTGCTTGTTGATCTTGTATGCAAAAACTGTGGTCCTAAGCATGCCATGGAAGTCTTGAATGAACTTGCTCTGGAGGGATGTCAACCAGATGTTGTCACCTACAATGCTCTTATCAGTGCATCATGTAAAGCAGGCAGGCTGAAGGACGCAAAGACCATCTTAACTCGTCTTATTGCTGAAGGCCTTGAACCAAATAGTACAACTTATTGCATCTTACTCCATTCTCTCTGCAATACAAAAAGGTGGGCTGAAGTTTGTGATTTACTTGCACATATGAACCATGCAAATTTTGAGCCTGATGTTACTGCCTACAATATCTTTATCAACTACTTCTGTAAGTATGGGCATCTCGATCAGGCTATTGGTGTGTTGGAGAAGATGGTTAGCGATAAATGTTTTCCTGATATAGTGACGCACAACACACTCCTAAATGCCATATGTAAAGAGGGTATGGTGGAAGAAGCTCTTTTGATAGCCCGTTGCATCAGAGAAAATGGATGGCAGTTGGTTCGTATTACGTACAACACCCTGATAGATGCTTTAGCAAACAAGGGTGAGGTGGACAAAGCTATGACTCTGTTTGATGAGATGGCTAGTGATGGGATCAGTCCCGATGACATTACTTATGGTTCACTTGTTATGTGCTTCTGTAGGAAAAACATGGCTGAAGAGGCCCTAGAGCTCTTGAATCGTACACTTGCTGTTGGTTTTCAGGTTAAAGTAACTACTTTTGTCATGGTGATCCAGGCATTGTGCAGAGATAGCAAAGCGGAAGCTGCTGCTGATATAATGCGAGTAATGGTATCAGAAATTAAAAACACCAGCAACTCATTTTATCTATCTATAGTCAGAAGAGTCGCGAAATCAGGCAGGATTGAAGAAGCAGAAAGGCTGCTTCAGGAATTAGTTGACTGCAAGATAGTGAAAGAAGATTCCCTTGTTGTGTTGAGCGGCTAGCCACTAGAGCGTGATGCCAAGATACTTCGTAGTCATGAAATATGGAGCTCAGCTAACCTAGCAGATAACTCCTGGAAGTCATGCATAGTGTCTCGGCAAGCAAAGGTACAGTACAAGGCACTTTATGTTCACTCGATGGCTGTTTATGTTGCAAATGTTATGAATGAAGTTTGAAGCGTGAATTGCTGCTATCTTTTTCATTTGAAACATATTGTCTAGACTAGATTATATGTGCTCTAGTGTTGTTTCAAAAGGAAAACTTCTATCCATTCCTTGGATTGGAGTACACATTCTTCTGTTCTGTTCTTTGTTGAGTGCGCGTTTCTTCAAAGTGCATGACCACTTCGTTTTTCAACTGCCTCATGTTTACTTATTTCTATAAAGGGAATTTTAGTGACTCAGTTGCTGCATCAAGGCAAACAGGGCTATCCTAATCTTGTTGTACTGATTTTATATTTGCAACAGTCGCCACGGTCAGGGCACTATTTTGAATAATTCAGTCTGTTTACTTGGCCGCCAATCGGTGGAGTAAAAATAGGGAAATTTTTGGGGCCAGGGTAAAAATATACTCCACTAATCGCGGataggggatcggctaggtgccGGTTAGTAAAAATATACTCTGTTATCCACTAGGTGCCGGAGTAAATTTTACTCGACTAACCAGTTATAGGGGttcggttagaaatgccctaagaGGTTTTTGCGCGCCACCGGGGAGACCCTGAGCCAGTCGGCATGGAGGACGACATCCCTCTCCTTGGGCGCGGCCGCCGGAGAGACACCGAGCCAATCGGGATGGAGGACGCCATCCTACCCCCCTCGCTCTCATGACACTGTCCTTGTCCCGATACCCTTACCGTAGAGCTGGTCATGCATGTTGTTGTTTGGGCACGAGCATGACCACATGTGAAAGTCACTGCTGCGGGACGGCGTGGAAGTTAACCTGGTGGGTCCATTGGGTCAACGTGGCAACAATTCAAGCATCTCCAAGCGACACGGGGCGGGTCAATGCTGGCCATGCAAGCTTAGGACCTGGGATGAACAAAACTTACATAGTTTTGGGACCCAAAACTGCAGTTtcaaagttataggactaaactggCACAACTCCAATAGTTTTAGGACCTAAAACTGCAGTTtcaaagttataggactaaactgacaTACCTCCAATAATTTTAGGACTTATGATGCATTTTACTCTAAAGTGACGACATTTATCACTAGATGGAAAGTTGATTTTAAAATGAAATTAGGAATGGTGGAAAGGACTTAGATGTATCATGCAATATCGATCGGTGTTAATATAAAATCCACCAAACTGGAAAGAGACTATGAGTGtttgttatgaccggcatattaggggcttagcccagtgggttgtggcccaagttatcttatcgttattaggggcttagcccaattatcttatcgttattaggatcgtttgcttaggagtcaagtaaacctctctatataaggagaggagatgtatcaatctaatcaagcaagaagcaatcattatttgctcggcttcccaaagggagccgggagacctaaccctagccgcctcctgccaACGCCGCCGCCTCTCCCCTCGCGCACGACGGCACGCAGTCGCCGGCGTCCGCGAGATCGCCCACGTCCAGCCCCCTTCTTCCCCTACAACCTCCGGCCTAGACCCGGTAGAACCCtagctcctaccaatttggtatcaggtagctcGGTTCCGATCATGTCTGCACCACCACCCAACCCGCCGCTGCCCGTCACCACCGCGCCGCTGCCTCTCTCCACCGCGCCGCTGGCTCTCCCCACCGCG is from Triticum aestivum cultivar Chinese Spring chromosome 1B, IWGSC CS RefSeq v2.1, whole genome shotgun sequence and encodes:
- the LOC123121239 gene encoding pentatricopeptide repeat-containing protein At1g08610, translated to MVHSGGAGCHRCGLWPGGSAPIIVVTVSMMRPSRFRAHAVHLDCPPRTEQRNVDDLVVMRPYQRPRSGDDFAKRKNAGNVVVMRPERRMRDGSVDRAAPGNVRAAGDVERAILSLQAKPWKHLGQNSNEGVDLPKDKGVFYAGNLRRYCNNGKLIQACCVIDEMVLHGQIPDAKSCIRLIRGLVKTGKANKARDVLEVMVLSGGIPDTITCNMLIAQLCCTGQLDLAMNVLEDMRYGGISPNGITFNTLIRCMCNQRMYGRAITFWKEQLRIGWPPYVMTSTLLVDLVCKNCGPKHAMEVLNELALEGCQPDVVTYNALISASCKAGRLKDAKTILTRLIAEGLEPNSTTYCILLHSLCNTKRWAEVCDLLAHMNHANFEPDVTAYNIFINYFCKYGHLDQAIGVLEKMVSDKCFPDIVTHNTLLNAICKEGMVEEALLIARCIRENGWQLVRITYNTLIDALANKGEVDKAMTLFDEMASDGISPDDITYGSLVMCFCRKNMAEEALELLNRTLAVGFQVKVTTFVMVIQALCRDSKAEAAADIMRVMVSEIKNTSNSFYLSIVRRVAKSGRIEEAERLLQELVDCKIVKEDSLVVLSG